The nucleotide sequence CATTCAGGGAGCCGACATCCAGGGCACCCTGAGCGCCGCCGATAATGGCGTCCGCTTCAGCCTGACCACCGCCGGCCAGACGGCGCGCGGAACGATTGATGGCCAGGATGTGACCGCCCGCGGGCGCGTGAATCTGGCGGCGCTGCGCCCCCTGCTTCAGCTGCCCGGCCTGTCGGGAACGCTGGACCTGAACCTCGCAGGACAGGGCGGAAGCGCTCAGGTGAACGCGGACGTGGACGGAGCCAGCGTAACCGGCACCCTGACCCGCGCGGCCGGGCAGGTGAATGCCAATCTGCAGGCCGGGTACGCCGGAGCCACCGCCCGCCTGAACGGGCAGGTCTTCCCCCGGGTCGATACCACGGGCACCCTGACGGCCCAGGGGCAGACGTTGAATGCAGTGGTTCGCGGCCCCTATGACGCGCTGCGCGCCCAGGTAACAGGCCGCACCGGGACACTGACCTTCAGCGGCGTGACCCTGCCGGCGCAGGCGGTGAACCTGCGTGCCGTCCTGACGCCACAACTGGACGTGGAGGGCACCTGGGGCGACCTGGATGTCACCTACAGCGGTGCCACGAACCTGCTGCGGGCGGTGGGGACCCAGGCGCTGAGCGCCTTTGGGCAGACGGGCAGCGTGCAGGGCCGCGCCACCTGGGGCCCGGGCCCGGACGGCACCTTCCGGGGCGCGGTGGCCGCCAGCGGCGAGCTCGATCCGTACACGCTGGCCCTGAACGGCCCGTGGAGCGACCTGAATGTGGTGTTCACGGGCCAGGGGGGGCTGCGTGCCCAAGGCACCGCGTCGTTGCCAGAAGGCCGCTATGACGTCAACGTGCGCGGGCCCCTGCCGAACGGACTGTTCGTGGAGGGCCGGGTGCAGGGACGCGGCAGCGACCCCCAGGGACAGGTCACGCTGCGCGACGCGAACGGCGGCGCGGCCCGCGTGGCGCTGCGCGGCCTGACGGATTTTGACGTGCAGGCGCAGGGGCTGACGGTGGCCGGACAGCAGGTGGTGGGCGACCTGAAGGCCACCGCCGGCGTCCTGAGCGGAACCCTGCGCGCCGGCCCCCTGACGGTCAACGCCCGCAACGGACGGGTCAGCGCGCAGGGCGAGGTCGCCGGCCAGCGCATCAGCGCCACCGGGCGGCTGACCCTTCCCGCCACCCTGGACGACCTGAAGCTCGACGTGAGCGGGCCGTACTTCACGGCCACCGCCCGCGGCACGGCAGATACGCTGCGCGGACAGGTCACCCTCCAGCCCCAGACCCTGGGTGAGGCCCCCCTCACGCTGAGCGTGCCCCAGCAGAGCTTTCCGCTGAGTGCCTCGCTGACCGGGACGCGGGCGACGGTGGGCGGACTGACCTACGCGGGCGGAAGGTGGAGCGGCGCACTCGACGCCCGGTACGCCGTGTCCGGCACCGCGGGCACGGTCCGGCTGACCGGCGCGGACCAGACCCTGACCGCGCAGCCGTCCGGACCCCTGGGCGGCCGCGTGCAGCTGTGGCCGCAGGTGGGGGGCACCCTGACGGCCAGCCTCGCTCCCGCCGCAGCCCTGTTGCCCGACGCCCTGCGCGCAGAGGTCGTGCCGGGCGTGCTCGTCGCCGACCTCACGAACACGGGCGCGGCCCTGAGCATGCGCGGCAGCCGGTATCTGGGCGAAGCGCTGAGCCTGGACGCCCGCGTCCTCTGGCAGGGCCGCGTGAGCGCGTCCGGCACGCTGGACCATCCCTCCTTCCGCCTGCCGGTGGTCTACGACGGACAGACCCTGACCGTGCGGGGCGCCGCGCTGGACGCCCGCGCCCTCGGTCCGCTGCTGAGCGGCTCGCTGGCCGACCTGACGGGCCGCGCCACGCTGGACCTGAGTGTGCCGGGGCTGGACCCCGCGCAGGCCAGCGGACGGGCGCAGCTGGACCTCCGTGCCGGTGGGCAGCGCGCGGCGGGCCGCGTTACCCTGTCGCGCGGACAGCTGGGGGCCGACCTGAACAGCACCCTGGCGGGCATGAACCTGCGCGTGCGCGGTCCCCTGTATCCCCGTGCCGACGCCACCCTGACGCTGGATGACCTGCGTGCCACGCTGACCGGGCGCGCGTCCGACACCTTGAGCCTGAGCGCCAGCGGCAGCTATGCCGGGCGGCCCGTCACCCTGAATGCCACCGGCACTGCCCTGACCGGCCGCGCGGCCGCGGCGCAGCTGGACGCCACAGCCGCGGGAGCCGCCGTGAATGTGACCCTGAACCGGGGAGCGGGCACCGGCCTGGCGGCCTGGCAGGTGGCCGGCCGCGCCAGCGTGCCCGACCTGAGTGCCGTGCTGAACGCCGGGGCAAGCGGCAGTGTTACCGCCGCCATAGACGGCACGCTGGCCGAGATACGTCTGGACACCTCCGGAACGGTGGCGGGCGTGCGGTTCCAGGCTCCGGCCTCGTTCGCAGACGGGGTGCTGCGCCTGCAGAACGCCTCGGCCACGCTGCCCCAGGGCACGCTGCGGGCAAGCGGGCCGGTCTTCCCCGAACTGAAGTTGAGCGCCAGGGCCACCGTCACCGACGTGCTGCCGGGCGAGTACACCGCACAGGTCGGCGGCAGCTTTGCGCGGCCCGACGTTCAGGTGCAGGGCGTCCTGACCGACGGTAAACGCGGCCTTCAGGCGGGCGGATCGCGCCTGAGCGCGCGGCTGTTCGGACCCGACTGGAAGGTCGGGCTGAGCGGCGAAAAGCTCGCGGGTTCAGCGCGTGGGCAGCTCGGCGCAAACGCACTGGGCGGTCTGCTGACGTCTACCCTGACCCTGCACACCCGCTTCCTGGGCGGCGCGGCCGAGGCCCCGTACAGCGTGCGGCTGGACGGCACCCCCGGCTGGAAGACCCGCGGCGGATTCTCGGGCACCCTGCGCGTGGTCGGCGACGTGCCCGGAGGACCGCTGGACGCTGTACTGGACGGCGCAGGAGATCTGAAGGTGGCCGCCCTGGTCGGCACAGGCGCGCAGCAGGCCCGCGTGACCGGCACCCTGCCCGCCGGCCTGCCGTTTGCGCCGGGCGGCCAGGTAACATTGCAGGCCTTCGACGTGGCCGCGCTATGGGGCCGCCCCGGGCAGCTGCAAGTGACGGGCGCAGCCACCCTGGGCGGCGCGTCGTGGAGTGCGCTGCAGGCCGACTTTGCGGGGCAGCTGGAGGACCGGGGCGGTGAGCTGGGCGGCGAGCTGCGGGCCTCCTACGGCGCCGGAAATGCCGACGTGGGCCTGCAGGGTCCGGCAGTGACGGGCCGCGGCACCCTGACCGACGGACGCTACGCCCTCACCCTGAAGGCAAACACCCTGCGCGTGGCCCGGCTGCTGCCGCGCGGGCTGGAGGTGGACGCCCTGACCTTTGCCGGCCGCGTGGCCCTGGCCGGCACCCTGGCCGGCGGCCCCGAACAGCTGAACGTACAGAACGTGGCCCTCAAGGGACAGCAGGCGCAGACCGGGCCGTTCAGCGTGTACGGCAACGCCACCTATCTGCGGCAGCGGGGGCAGCCCGACGCGCTGCAGGCCGACCTCAGCGGCAGCCTGCGCGGCGGCGTGCTGCGCGCCCAGGGCCAGTTGCCGCAGGGGGTGCGCGTCACGGTGAGCGGTCTGGGCACCGCGGGTCTGGCCCCGGCGCTGGGCCAGGGCACTCTCGGCGCGGACCTCACGCTGCGCGGCGCGGTGGCCGATCCGGTGTTCAGCGGCTCGGTCACGGCCCGGACCACCGCCGTGGACGCGCTGGTCACCCTTTCCGGGCGGGCGCGCGATCCCCGGGCCCAGCTGCGCGCCCAGTTGCTGGGTGCGGCGGGCGGCACGCTGTATGCGGATGCCCAGGACCTCGACCTGACGGCGGGCACGGTGAGGACCCGGGTGTATGGCACGGTCCGGAGCGGCGGCACCGCGGCGACCGTGGACCTGCGGGGCATGTGGCCGCAACTCGCCGGCAGCGTGCGCGCCACCCTGGCGGGCCTGGACACGCCCGTGACCCTCAGCGGCGACGGACGCGGCGGCTACCTGCTGGACGGCGGCGCACTGGGCACGGGCCGCCTGAGCCTGAGTGGAGGCCAGGGCTTTGTGCCCCGGTTGACCGGTACTGCAACGGTCACGCCTTTGCCGCTGGTGAACGGAACGGGGGAACTGACCATCGCGGCGACGCTGGCCGGTGACCTGACGGCCCCGAGCGTCGCGGCCAGCGTGACCTCGCGCGGGGCCACCGCCTACGGAGTAACGCTGGCAGACACGCGCGGACAGCTGGGCGGCACGCTGGGTACCCTGAACGGCACGCTGAGTCAGGCCGGACAGCCGGTGGCGGCGCTGAATGGAACCCAGATCGACCTGAGCGGCCTGCGCCTGGACGCGGCCGGCAGCACGGTGCGTGTCGGCGGGGCTGCGAACCTGGGGGGGACGGCCGACCTTAGCCTCGCGGCGAGCGGCACCCTGGACGGCACCGTGCGTGCCCGCTACCGCGCCCGCTCGCTGGCGCTGAGTGGACAGCTCGCCGGACCACAGCAGCTGGCCGCAGCGCTGGACCTGCGCGCCGACGCCCTTACCGGCTGGCACGGCGGCGTGCGGGTAACGGGCGGACCCGCACTGGGCGGCAGCGGCGACGTGCTGACCGCCCCGGGCGTGCTGAACGTGTCCGGCCCGCTGGCGCACCCGCTGCTGCGGGGCACCGCGGGCCTGCTGGGCGCGGAGGCACGCATCGTGGCGGCCCCCACCGGCGTGCAGCTGCGCCTGACAGACGGCCCCGGCGCGACGGCCAGCGGGGCTGTGGGCGTGCGTCCCGGCCCGGCGGGCGACTGGGCCTGGAGCGGTGCCGTGAGCCTGACCCGCCCGGAACTCAGCCTGAGCGTGACCCCCAGCGGCCCCCTGGCCGACCCCCAGCTGCTGCTGAGTGTGCGCCGCGGAGAATGGCGGGCCAGCGGCGCGGCCACGCTGGACAGCGCCGACCTGCGCGTCAGCGACGGCGAGAAGGACGGCACACTGCGCTGGCAGGCGGGAGAGCTCAGTGCGTCCCTGCCGGGTCTGCAACTCGCCCGCCTGAACATTCCCGGCGTAAACGGGGTCCTGAATGCCAGCGGCACGCTGCGCACCGACACCCAGAACGGGCAGTTGACGCTGCGGGTCACGGACCTCGCCTCTCCCTACGAGGTGCCGTATCTGGGCGTCGCGCTCTCGGGCGACGCCAGCGCGGACGTGACCCTGCGCGGCGGGCGGCCCAGCGTGCAGGGCGAGGTACGCCTGGCGGCTGGCACGCTGCAACTCAGCGCTGCGCAGGGCCAGCAGAGCTGGTCGGGCCGGGTCAGCGGCAGCCTGCGGCGGGAAGCAGGCGTGCTGAACCTGGATGTTGGCGCGGACGGCCGCGGCCTGACTGGCACCGTGCAGGCGCAGGACTATCCGCTGGACCTCGCCGGACAGTCGCTGAAGGTGGCGGGCACCGTGACGCTCGCCGAACAGACCTTTGCAGCCAGCCTCACGGCCCGCAACGCCATGGGCGGCGTCAGTGCGGACGCCTCGGGAAGCCTGGGGGACCTGCTGCCCGGCGCTGCTGATGCGCTGGCACTGACGCCCACCGGTGAGGGCTACCGCGTGCGCGCGGTGCTCGACGACCTGGAGGTCCGCAACCTGAAGGTCGCCCCTGACCTGTCCGGGCGCATCAGCGGCGAGGCGAACCTGCGCGACGGCGGCGGCACCTTCGTGCTGCGCTCGGCGGCCCTACAGGTCGGCCCCCGGACACTGCCCGCCCGCCTGGAAGGCACGCTGGTAGACGGCAGCTGGCGCATCCGGGGCTTCCTGGGCGAATCGGATTTCACGGCCGGGCTCAACACCACCGGCCCCGGCAGCGGCGAGGTCTTCGGCCAGGGCACGCTGCGTGCGCTGCCCATCGGGGCGCTGCTGGGAGCGTATACCGGGACCACACCGGGCGAGGGCGTCGTGACCGGGGTGGCGCGCTTCCGCTTTCCGCTGAGCGATCCGCCCGCAGGCAACGCCACCGTGGTTGCCGAGCGCATCCGGGTTAGCGCGACCAGCGGCGAGGGCAGCGCGGCCGTCACCGAGGTCCTGACCGGGAGCGGCACCCTGGACTACGCGCAGCGCGAACTCCGGACCATGAACATTCAGCTCTCGGGAGCGGGCACCTGGGACGTGCGCGGCCAGTACACCCGCGAGCGCGTGGACCTGACCGCCCAGTTCACCAACACCACCTTCACCCCGGTGCTGCGGCTCATTCCCGGCCTTGCCGAGTTGAATCCCAGCCTGCGCGGCAGCCTGACCCTCAGCGCCGCCGGCACCTATGATCGTCCGCGTGCGGGGCTGCGGGTCCAGAATGTCACCGGCAGCGTGGCGGGCCTGAGCCTAGAAATTCCCACCTTCACGGGCGACCTGCCCGACAGCGGCGCCTTCACCGCCCGCGGCCGGGTTCTGACCGGCGGCACCGTGGGCACCAACGGCACGCTGGAACTCAGCGGACAGCTCACCCTGGGCAAGCTCAGCGCCACGCGGCTGGCCTTCAGTGGCCTGCTCGCTCCGCAGGGGCTGGGGGCGCTGCCCGGCACCACGGCGACCCTGATCCAGACCGGCGACGTGTGGACCCTGGACGCCCAAAGCCGCAGCACCAACCCCACGAGCGGCGCGGGCACCCTGCGTCTGAGCGGACAGCTCAGCCCCACCTGGGACCTGACCCTGACCGCCCGCAACTACAACCTGCCCCTGACCGTGATCTATGGCCGCGAGAGCGCCCTGAACGCCGATCTGCGTGCGGTGGACGACGGCACGGTGATCCGCGTGAGCGGGGCGGCGGACTTTGCGCGCCTCACGCTGGGCCGCGCCGATGCCAGCGCCGCCACCATTCCCATGCCCGGCCAGAGCAACGGCCAGCCCCTGAACGGCGACCCCAGCGGCAGCGGGCGCACCACCGACAGCTATGTCAGCCCGCTGCCCGAGATCTACACGACCTTTCCGCCGCCCCCCAGCGCCCAGGCCTCCGGGGAAACAGACGGCGCGGCCCCCCGGCCCGCCCGCCCCCTGCTCGACCGCCTGATCTTCGAGAACGTGCCCATCCGCGCGCCGGGCGGCATCCGGATCGACGAGAACCTGGTGCGCGCCGAGTTCAGCGGCGGCCTGGTCCTCTCGGGCAGCGGCTCACAGCCCCGGCTGACCGGCGAGGTGCGCTCGCAGCGCGGATTCATCTATCTGCGCGAGAACGAGTTCACGCTGGCCGACAGCACCGTGACCTTTGGCGGGGACGGTCTGTTCCCGGCCTTCAACATCACGGCGAACGGTCAGGTCCAGGCGGTGACCACCCGCCAGCGCGTGCCGGTCACGGTGAACCTGCGCGGTGAGTTCGTGACCCGCGCGGACGGTCAGGCGGCCCTGAACCTGAACACGACCCTGCGCTGCACGGCGGAGGGCAACGCCTGCCGCGACCCCGACACCGCACAGAACTACAGCGAACCCGAGCTGTACGCCCTGGTCGCCACCGGGGTGCCCAACCTGAACGCCCTGCCCGGC is from Deinococcus aerophilus and encodes:
- a CDS encoding translocation/assembly module TamB domain-containing protein produces the protein MVPLVVLALVVVFAPSLFGGWLLSRLGPDLGLSAGRVAGPIWSPRLEGLTLQRPGVKAQVGQVGVAVQAFDPLTKTLRLGLQARNATVDLQLKDLFSELESSQGGEGAGGWNVTLGQLDLRNTRVNVDGQGADLPDAQLRVQTAPDGTITVRGRTPQGELSADVTVGTGGAIVADVSADAQAINFYWPGVTSGHITGRYVLGDGPVRGDLKLTSAALRVPEARFVTVTDVAGAVTHRGDQIDLKLAGTGWDGPVTATGQVDLQAQHWSVTAEASPTVSGLAWALDTTGDGTLKLQVTAGGWQTVEVAARAQGAGQLAGIPFRNAQARYTFLQKAQAQTPQHNDLTFSADTELGGSPQKLAGNWTFDRAGEATLAGSFGQKPLDVRAVIDAQNVVRLSGQGLGGPLSGTFDLSSTRLDATVNPRYGAAQAQVALRGTPDDLRAIITDGTAGPFPLSGVARLNSAGFQADLGTVQLDLNRDFRGSWTARSLSGAGLTVSGGGQLDLTGGDVTGTLTAQVPGLAQPLSGPLDVNYLNQRGTFTSGRQQLRWNGDTFPITARGLEVLGGVEVSGDLSVTTTLKAFGTLTARGNGFNVTAQGRGTRASLRGSVGGVSVLADANLREPYTTTARIQGADIQGTLSAADNGVRFSLTTAGQTARGTIDGQDVTARGRVNLAALRPLLQLPGLSGTLDLNLAGQGGSAQVNADVDGASVTGTLTRAAGQVNANLQAGYAGATARLNGQVFPRVDTTGTLTAQGQTLNAVVRGPYDALRAQVTGRTGTLTFSGVTLPAQAVNLRAVLTPQLDVEGTWGDLDVTYSGATNLLRAVGTQALSAFGQTGSVQGRATWGPGPDGTFRGAVAASGELDPYTLALNGPWSDLNVVFTGQGGLRAQGTASLPEGRYDVNVRGPLPNGLFVEGRVQGRGSDPQGQVTLRDANGGAARVALRGLTDFDVQAQGLTVAGQQVVGDLKATAGVLSGTLRAGPLTVNARNGRVSAQGEVAGQRISATGRLTLPATLDDLKLDVSGPYFTATARGTADTLRGQVTLQPQTLGEAPLTLSVPQQSFPLSASLTGTRATVGGLTYAGGRWSGALDARYAVSGTAGTVRLTGADQTLTAQPSGPLGGRVQLWPQVGGTLTASLAPAAALLPDALRAEVVPGVLVADLTNTGAALSMRGSRYLGEALSLDARVLWQGRVSASGTLDHPSFRLPVVYDGQTLTVRGAALDARALGPLLSGSLADLTGRATLDLSVPGLDPAQASGRAQLDLRAGGQRAAGRVTLSRGQLGADLNSTLAGMNLRVRGPLYPRADATLTLDDLRATLTGRASDTLSLSASGSYAGRPVTLNATGTALTGRAAAAQLDATAAGAAVNVTLNRGAGTGLAAWQVAGRASVPDLSAVLNAGASGSVTAAIDGTLAEIRLDTSGTVAGVRFQAPASFADGVLRLQNASATLPQGTLRASGPVFPELKLSARATVTDVLPGEYTAQVGGSFARPDVQVQGVLTDGKRGLQAGGSRLSARLFGPDWKVGLSGEKLAGSARGQLGANALGGLLTSTLTLHTRFLGGAAEAPYSVRLDGTPGWKTRGGFSGTLRVVGDVPGGPLDAVLDGAGDLKVAALVGTGAQQARVTGTLPAGLPFAPGGQVTLQAFDVAALWGRPGQLQVTGAATLGGASWSALQADFAGQLEDRGGELGGELRASYGAGNADVGLQGPAVTGRGTLTDGRYALTLKANTLRVARLLPRGLEVDALTFAGRVALAGTLAGGPEQLNVQNVALKGQQAQTGPFSVYGNATYLRQRGQPDALQADLSGSLRGGVLRAQGQLPQGVRVTVSGLGTAGLAPALGQGTLGADLTLRGAVADPVFSGSVTARTTAVDALVTLSGRARDPRAQLRAQLLGAAGGTLYADAQDLDLTAGTVRTRVYGTVRSGGTAATVDLRGMWPQLAGSVRATLAGLDTPVTLSGDGRGGYLLDGGALGTGRLSLSGGQGFVPRLTGTATVTPLPLVNGTGELTIAATLAGDLTAPSVAASVTSRGATAYGVTLADTRGQLGGTLGTLNGTLSQAGQPVAALNGTQIDLSGLRLDAAGSTVRVGGAANLGGTADLSLAASGTLDGTVRARYRARSLALSGQLAGPQQLAAALDLRADALTGWHGGVRVTGGPALGGSGDVLTAPGVLNVSGPLAHPLLRGTAGLLGAEARIVAAPTGVQLRLTDGPGATASGAVGVRPGPAGDWAWSGAVSLTRPELSLSVTPSGPLADPQLLLSVRRGEWRASGAATLDSADLRVSDGEKDGTLRWQAGELSASLPGLQLARLNIPGVNGVLNASGTLRTDTQNGQLTLRVTDLASPYEVPYLGVALSGDASADVTLRGGRPSVQGEVRLAAGTLQLSAAQGQQSWSGRVSGSLRREAGVLNLDVGADGRGLTGTVQAQDYPLDLAGQSLKVAGTVTLAEQTFAASLTARNAMGGVSADASGSLGDLLPGAADALALTPTGEGYRVRAVLDDLEVRNLKVAPDLSGRISGEANLRDGGGTFVLRSAALQVGPRTLPARLEGTLVDGSWRIRGFLGESDFTAGLNTTGPGSGEVFGQGTLRALPIGALLGAYTGTTPGEGVVTGVARFRFPLSDPPAGNATVVAERIRVSATSGEGSAAVTEVLTGSGTLDYAQRELRTMNIQLSGAGTWDVRGQYTRERVDLTAQFTNTTFTPVLRLIPGLAELNPSLRGSLTLSAAGTYDRPRAGLRVQNVTGSVAGLSLEIPTFTGDLPDSGAFTARGRVLTGGTVGTNGTLELSGQLTLGKLSATRLAFSGLLAPQGLGALPGTTATLIQTGDVWTLDAQSRSTNPTSGAGTLRLSGQLSPTWDLTLTARNYNLPLTVIYGRESALNADLRAVDDGTVIRVSGAADFARLTLGRADASAATIPMPGQSNGQPLNGDPSGSGRTTDSYVSPLPEIYTTFPPPPSAQASGETDGAAPRPARPLLDRLIFENVPIRAPGGIRIDENLVRAEFSGGLVLSGSGSQPRLTGEVRSQRGFIYLRENEFTLADSTVTFGGDGLFPAFNITANGQVQAVTTRQRVPVTVNLRGEFVTRADGQAALNLNTTLRCTAEGNACRDPDTAQNYSEPELYALVATGVPNLNALPGNLGALGSSALQTALNVFVLGEVERTIANAFGLDVFRLTPRLSAEDGSLGATLTFGSYLTRDLYLQYQVDLNGKGLLDATYSTPDDRFTFRVSTPLSGLDLESLRPSFSAGYNINPRTNLSIGVQNTDTSTRLRLGVTYRIGGK